In Achromobacter spanius, the following proteins share a genomic window:
- a CDS encoding V4R domain-containing protein, translating into MGQLQERLVWDADAGAILDADRRYVMLRADVLMGLFAALPPAQRDAALGSLQASVRSHGGASARAYQAQGAPDRVQFLQVMTQAAADLGWGVWRFQTEGTDALALEVDNSPFAMAVTASDRPVCHAITGMLEAVSALVAGKASTFRETRCASMGAPCCAFQAQND; encoded by the coding sequence ATGGGACAACTTCAAGAACGCCTGGTATGGGACGCCGATGCAGGCGCCATCCTGGATGCCGACCGCCGCTACGTCATGCTGCGCGCCGACGTATTGATGGGACTGTTCGCCGCCCTGCCGCCCGCGCAACGCGACGCAGCACTTGGCAGCCTGCAGGCATCGGTGCGCAGCCACGGCGGCGCCTCCGCGCGGGCCTATCAGGCGCAAGGCGCGCCCGACCGCGTGCAGTTCCTGCAGGTGATGACGCAAGCCGCCGCCGACCTGGGCTGGGGCGTCTGGCGCTTCCAGACGGAGGGCACGGACGCGCTGGCGCTAGAGGTGGACAACAGCCCATTCGCGATGGCCGTCACCGCGTCCGACCGCCCGGTCTGCCATGCGATTACAGGTATGCTGGAGGCCGTCAGCGCATTGGTCGCGGGCAAGGCAAGCACGTTTCGCGAGACCAGGTGCGCCAGCATGGGCGCGCCTTGTTGCGCGTTCCAGGCGCAAAACGATTAA
- the xerD gene encoding site-specific tyrosine recombinase XerD codes for MTTARPALASQADIDAFIDAVWLEDGLSANTLAAYRRDLTGFARWLEDPEAYAREMADRHGDAASAQALPVEPAKPLCDAQKADIEAWFAFRHEETRATTANRRLAALRRFFAWALRERRSERDPCLTLIAAKQPPRLPKTLSEQQVDALLRAPDVTQPRGLRDRAMLETLYATGLRVSELVGVRALDVSLNEGVVRVVLGKGGKDRLVPLGAEAAHWIDLYLKTARPELAAGRQSDALFITGRAEAMSRQAFWQLVKKYALLADIHAPLSPHVLRHAFATHLLNHGADLRVVQMLLGHADISTTQIYTHVARERLKALHAAHHPRG; via the coding sequence ATGACGACCGCCCGCCCAGCGCTTGCCTCCCAAGCCGATATCGACGCTTTCATCGACGCCGTGTGGCTGGAAGACGGCCTGTCGGCCAACACGCTGGCCGCCTACCGCCGCGACCTGACCGGGTTCGCCCGCTGGCTTGAAGACCCGGAAGCCTATGCCCGCGAAATGGCCGATCGCCATGGCGATGCGGCAAGCGCCCAGGCACTGCCCGTGGAACCGGCCAAACCGCTGTGCGACGCGCAAAAGGCCGACATCGAAGCCTGGTTCGCCTTCCGCCACGAAGAAACCCGCGCCACCACCGCCAACCGCCGCCTGGCCGCGCTGCGCCGATTCTTTGCCTGGGCGCTGCGCGAACGCCGCTCGGAACGCGACCCCTGCCTGACCCTGATCGCCGCCAAGCAGCCGCCGCGCCTGCCCAAGACCCTGTCCGAGCAACAAGTGGACGCCTTGCTGCGCGCGCCCGATGTCACGCAGCCGCGCGGCCTGCGTGACCGCGCCATGCTGGAAACGCTGTACGCCACCGGTTTGCGTGTGTCTGAATTGGTGGGCGTGCGCGCGCTGGACGTCAGCCTGAATGAAGGCGTGGTGCGCGTGGTGCTGGGCAAGGGCGGCAAAGACCGCCTGGTGCCGCTGGGCGCCGAGGCGGCTCACTGGATCGACCTGTATTTGAAAACCGCGCGCCCCGAGCTGGCAGCCGGCCGCCAAAGCGATGCGCTGTTCATCACCGGCCGCGCCGAAGCCATGTCGCGCCAGGCGTTCTGGCAACTGGTGAAGAAGTATGCGTTGCTGGCCGACATCCACGCGCCGCTGTCGCCGCACGTCTTGCGCCACGCCTTCGCCACGCACCTGCTGAACCATGGCGCCGACCTGCGCGTGGTGCAGATGCTGCTGGGCCACGCCGACATTTCCACCACGCAGATCTACACCCACGTCGCGCGCGAGCGCCTGAAGGCGCTGCACGCCGCGCACCATCCGCGCGGTTAG
- the boxB gene encoding benzoyl-CoA 2,3-epoxidase subunit BoxB: MSGINYTDKIPNNVNLSGDRTLQRALEHWQPNYLQWWQDMGPDGSHGFDVYLRTAVSVEPDGWANFDHVRMPDYRWGIFLAPQDGQRKIHFGENIGRDVWQDVPGEHRANLRRIIVTQGDTEPASIEQQRHLGLTAPSQYDLRNLFQINVEEGRHLWAMVYLLHRYFGRDGREEADALLQRTSGDADNPRILGAFNEKTPDWLAFYMFTYFTDRDGKFQLCALAESSFDPLARTTKFMLTEEAHHMFVGESGISRVIQRTCEVMNQLKTDDPQSVRAAGVIDLPTIQRYLNFHYSVTIDLFGADQSSNAAIFYGSGLKGRYEESKRTDDHQLKNDTYRVLTVNNGKLNEVEVPMLNALNEVLRDDFIRDSVAGIGRWNKVIEKSGIPFRLQVPHKAFNRQIGTLAGIRMSPEGEIVSEAQWQANSHKWLPTPEDRAFVASLMGRVTEPGKFANWIAPPVMGVNRQPVNFDYVRFN; encoded by the coding sequence ATGTCTGGAATCAACTACACCGATAAGATCCCCAATAACGTCAACCTGTCCGGCGATCGCACCTTGCAACGCGCGCTGGAACATTGGCAGCCCAACTACCTGCAATGGTGGCAAGACATGGGGCCTGACGGCTCGCATGGCTTCGACGTCTACCTGCGCACGGCAGTCAGCGTGGAACCCGATGGCTGGGCCAACTTCGACCACGTGCGCATGCCGGATTACCGTTGGGGCATCTTCCTGGCGCCGCAGGACGGCCAGCGCAAGATCCACTTCGGCGAAAACATCGGCCGCGACGTGTGGCAGGATGTGCCGGGCGAACACCGCGCCAATCTGCGCCGCATCATCGTGACGCAGGGCGACACCGAACCCGCATCGATCGAACAGCAACGCCACCTGGGCCTGACCGCGCCGTCGCAGTACGACCTGCGCAACCTGTTCCAGATCAACGTTGAAGAAGGCCGCCACCTGTGGGCCATGGTGTATTTGCTGCATCGCTACTTCGGCCGCGATGGCCGCGAAGAGGCCGACGCGCTGTTGCAGCGCACGTCGGGCGATGCCGACAACCCGCGCATCCTGGGTGCCTTCAACGAGAAGACGCCCGACTGGCTGGCCTTCTACATGTTTACCTACTTCACCGACCGCGACGGCAAGTTCCAGTTGTGCGCGTTGGCAGAGTCCAGCTTCGACCCGCTGGCGCGCACCACCAAGTTCATGCTGACCGAAGAAGCGCACCACATGTTCGTGGGCGAATCCGGTATCTCGCGCGTGATCCAGCGCACCTGCGAAGTGATGAACCAGTTGAAGACCGACGATCCGCAAAGCGTGCGCGCGGCCGGCGTGATTGATCTGCCCACCATCCAGCGCTATTTGAATTTCCACTACAGCGTCACCATCGACCTGTTCGGCGCGGATCAGTCGTCGAACGCGGCCATCTTCTATGGCTCGGGCTTGAAGGGCCGCTATGAAGAGTCCAAGCGCACCGACGACCACCAGTTGAAGAACGACACCTATCGCGTGCTGACCGTGAACAACGGCAAGCTGAACGAGGTGGAAGTGCCCATGCTGAACGCCCTGAACGAAGTGCTGCGCGATGACTTCATCCGCGATTCGGTGGCGGGTATTGGCCGCTGGAACAAGGTCATCGAAAAAAGTGGTATTCCGTTCCGCCTGCAGGTGCCGCACAAGGCGTTCAACCGGCAGATCGGCACGCTGGCCGGGATCCGCATGTCGCCCGAAGGCGAGATCGTGTCCGAAGCGCAATGGCAGGCCAACAGCCACAAGTGGCTGCCCACGCCTGAAGACCGCGCGTTTGTCGCGTCGCTGATGGGGCGGGTGACGGAACCCGGCAAGTTCGCCAATTGGATCGCGCCGCCCGTCATGGGCGTCAACCGCCAGCCAGTGAACTTCGATTACGTCCGTTTCAACTGA
- a CDS encoding GntR family transcriptional regulator, with translation MKAKTTTRDTARKPNLREQVYGIVRERIQMGLIRLEDRLVDHDIAEELEVSRMPVREALMQLKSEGLLEGTARGFVLRRFTLGEMNEIFEIRTLLEPAAAAAASVHAGPKGLADMKAALERAEDAHARTDIDEFMRSNAHFRSAWLTMVPNRELAEVISRYIDHVQVVRLVTMDDQEIRSIILQGMRGLYEAFLSGDTELVRIRMLGHARAAAACYYSAYQKMLEQSAQEQALNRA, from the coding sequence ATGAAGGCAAAAACCACAACAAGAGACACGGCGCGCAAGCCGAACCTGCGTGAACAGGTGTACGGCATCGTCCGAGAGCGCATACAGATGGGCCTGATCCGTCTGGAAGACCGGCTGGTGGATCACGACATTGCCGAAGAGCTCGAGGTGTCGCGCATGCCCGTGCGCGAAGCGCTGATGCAACTTAAAAGCGAAGGCTTGCTGGAAGGCACGGCGCGCGGCTTCGTGCTGCGCCGATTCACGCTGGGCGAGATGAACGAGATTTTCGAAATCCGCACGCTGCTTGAACCCGCCGCGGCCGCCGCGGCCTCGGTACACGCCGGCCCCAAGGGCCTGGCCGATATGAAGGCTGCCCTGGAACGCGCCGAAGACGCGCACGCCCGCACCGACATCGACGAATTCATGCGTAGCAACGCGCATTTCCGATCGGCCTGGCTGACGATGGTGCCCAACCGCGAACTGGCCGAGGTGATCTCGCGCTACATCGATCACGTGCAGGTGGTGCGCCTGGTGACGATGGACGACCAGGAAATCCGCAGCATCATCCTGCAGGGCATGCGGGGCCTGTACGAAGCGTTTCTATCCGGCGATACCGAACTTGTGCGCATCCGCATGCTGGGACACGCCCGCGCGGCGGCGGCCTGCTATTACAGCGCCTATCAAAAGATGCTGGAGCAATCTGCCCAAGAGCAGGCCTTAAACCGCGCCTGA
- a CDS encoding MaoC family dehydratase, translated as MKFAEFKDGMLIKAGPVTITEAEILEFARKFDPQWFHTDPQRAAEGRWGGLIASGWHTCALAMRMAVDAALHDSESFGSPGLGEVRWRTPVRPGDTLRLEARVQGARTSSSRPDLGIITWSWTVINQHDEGVLEMDATSLFDLSGEN; from the coding sequence ATGAAGTTCGCTGAATTCAAAGACGGCATGTTGATCAAGGCCGGTCCGGTCACCATCACGGAAGCCGAGATCCTGGAGTTCGCCCGCAAGTTCGACCCGCAGTGGTTCCACACCGACCCGCAACGCGCGGCGGAAGGCCGCTGGGGCGGGCTGATCGCCAGCGGGTGGCATACGTGCGCGCTGGCCATGCGCATGGCGGTGGATGCCGCGCTGCATGATTCGGAGTCGTTCGGGTCGCCTGGGTTGGGGGAAGTGCGCTGGCGGACTCCGGTGCGCCCGGGCGATACCTTGCGTTTGGAGGCGCGTGTGCAAGGCGCGAGAACGTCGTCGTCACGCCCGGATCTGGGGATTATCACGTGGTCTTGGACGGTGATCAATCAGCACGACGAAGGCGTGCTGGAAATGGACGCGACGAGTTTGTTTGATCTGTCGGGGGAGAATTAA
- a CDS encoding acyl-CoA dehydrogenase has translation MSSNPSFQWQDPLLLDQQLTEEERMVRDAAYAYSQDKLAPRVLNAFRNEKTDPEIFSEMGELGLLGATIPEEYGGAGMNYVSYGLIAREVERIDSGYRSMMSVQSSLVMVPINEFGSEAQKKKYLPKLARGEWIGCFGLTEPNHGSDPGGMETRAVKTSDGYKVSGNKMWITNSPIADVFVVWAKCVGGDFDGKIRGFILDKGMKGLSAPAIHGKVGLRASITGEIVMDEVEVSEDQMMPGVSGLKGPFTCLNSARYGIAWGAVGAAEACWHTARQYTLDRKQFGRPLAANQLIQKKLADMQTEITLALQGCLRLGRMKDEGTAAVEITSIMKRNSCGKALDIARLARDMLGGNGISDEFGVARHLVNLEVVNTYEGTHDVHALILGRAQTGIQAFY, from the coding sequence ATGTCCTCGAATCCTTCTTTTCAATGGCAAGATCCCCTGTTGCTGGACCAGCAACTGACCGAAGAAGAACGCATGGTGCGCGACGCCGCCTATGCCTATTCGCAGGACAAGCTTGCCCCCCGCGTGCTGAACGCCTTCCGCAACGAGAAAACCGATCCGGAAATCTTCTCGGAAATGGGTGAACTGGGCCTGTTGGGCGCCACCATTCCTGAAGAATACGGCGGCGCTGGCATGAACTACGTCAGCTACGGCCTGATCGCCCGCGAAGTCGAACGCATCGACTCCGGCTACCGCTCGATGATGAGCGTGCAGTCGTCGCTGGTAATGGTGCCGATCAACGAATTCGGCAGCGAAGCGCAAAAGAAGAAGTACCTGCCCAAGCTGGCGCGCGGCGAGTGGATCGGCTGCTTCGGCCTGACCGAACCCAACCACGGTTCCGACCCCGGCGGCATGGAAACCCGCGCCGTCAAGACGTCCGACGGCTACAAGGTTTCCGGCAACAAGATGTGGATCACGAATTCGCCGATCGCGGACGTGTTCGTGGTGTGGGCCAAGTGCGTCGGCGGCGACTTCGACGGCAAGATCCGCGGCTTCATTCTGGACAAGGGCATGAAGGGCCTGTCGGCCCCGGCCATCCACGGCAAGGTCGGCCTGCGCGCGTCGATCACCGGCGAAATCGTCATGGACGAAGTGGAAGTGTCCGAAGACCAGATGATGCCCGGCGTGTCCGGCCTGAAGGGTCCGTTCACGTGCTTGAATTCCGCCCGCTACGGCATCGCCTGGGGTGCCGTCGGCGCCGCTGAAGCCTGCTGGCACACGGCTCGCCAGTACACGCTGGACCGCAAGCAATTCGGCCGCCCGCTCGCCGCCAACCAGCTGATCCAGAAGAAGCTGGCCGACATGCAAACCGAAATCACGCTGGCCCTGCAAGGCTGCCTGCGTTTGGGCCGCATGAAGGACGAAGGCACCGCCGCCGTCGAAATTACGTCCATCATGAAGCGCAATTCCTGCGGCAAGGCCCTGGACATCGCCCGCCTGGCGCGCGACATGCTCGGCGGCAACGGCATTTCGGACGAATTCGGCGTGGCCCGCCATTTGGTGAACCTGGAAGTGGTCAACACCTACGAAGGCACCCACGACGTGCACGCCCTGATCCTGGGCCGCGCCCAAACGGGCATCCAGGCGTTCTATTGA
- the boxA gene encoding benzoyl-CoA 2,3-epoxidase subunit BoxA → MNAPLPAQVLKQHLIDPEICIRCNTCEETCPVDAITHDSNNYVVDPDICNGCMACVPPCPTGSIDNWRLMVRSEAYSVQEQLGWEELPKEKALPVADEAVAAAAPSDDVSEALAQPSGQASFTLPGASVPPWSAAHPYVNLYTHKAPMTATVVGNYRVTGADTESDIHHIVLDFGELPFPVLEGQSIGILPPGVDAQGRPHHARQYSLASPRDGERAGYNNLSLTVKRVTEDHGGVAAHGVCSNYLCDLAKNDTVQVIGPFGHTFLMPNHPRANLIMICTGTGSAPMRAMTERYRRRIDTGENGKLMLFFGARTERELPYFGPLMKLPRDFIDINLALSREPGQPKRYVQDLIRDRAGQVRDLLADRNTCIYVCGLKGMEVGVLDALRDVTMQAGQDWSILHDVLRREGRLHFETY, encoded by the coding sequence ATGAACGCTCCCTTACCCGCACAGGTGCTCAAGCAGCACCTGATCGACCCCGAGATCTGTATCCGCTGCAACACGTGCGAAGAGACCTGTCCGGTTGACGCGATCACGCACGATTCCAACAACTACGTGGTGGACCCTGACATCTGCAATGGCTGCATGGCCTGTGTGCCGCCGTGCCCAACGGGCTCGATCGACAACTGGCGGCTGATGGTGCGCAGCGAAGCGTATTCGGTGCAAGAGCAATTGGGCTGGGAAGAGTTGCCCAAGGAAAAGGCGTTGCCGGTGGCGGATGAGGCTGTGGCGGCGGCGGCACCTTCGGATGACGTGTCCGAGGCGCTGGCGCAGCCTTCCGGGCAAGCGTCCTTCACGCTGCCGGGTGCCTCCGTGCCGCCATGGTCGGCCGCGCATCCCTACGTCAATCTTTACACGCACAAGGCGCCGATGACGGCCACCGTAGTCGGCAACTATCGCGTGACGGGCGCCGATACCGAAAGCGACATCCATCACATCGTGCTGGACTTCGGCGAGCTGCCGTTTCCCGTGTTGGAGGGTCAGTCCATCGGCATCCTGCCCCCCGGCGTGGACGCCCAAGGCCGGCCGCATCATGCGCGCCAGTATTCGTTGGCCAGTCCGCGCGACGGCGAACGCGCGGGCTACAACAACCTGTCGCTGACAGTAAAGCGCGTGACCGAGGACCACGGCGGCGTGGCGGCACATGGGGTGTGTTCGAACTATTTGTGCGATCTGGCCAAGAACGACACGGTGCAGGTCATAGGCCCCTTCGGCCATACCTTCTTGATGCCGAACCACCCGCGCGCGAACCTGATCATGATCTGCACGGGCACGGGTTCCGCGCCGATGCGCGCGATGACCGAGCGCTACCGGCGGCGTATCGATACGGGTGAAAACGGCAAGCTGATGCTGTTCTTCGGCGCGCGCACCGAACGCGAACTGCCGTATTTCGGACCGCTGATGAAGCTGCCGCGCGACTTCATCGACATCAATCTGGCGCTGTCGCGCGAGCCCGGCCAGCCCAAGCGCTATGTGCAGGATTTGATCCGCGATCGGGCTGGGCAAGTGCGCGATCTGCTGGCCGATCGCAACACCTGCATCTATGTGTGCGGGCTGAAAGGCATGGAAGTCGGCGTGCTGGACGCCTTGCGTGATGTGACGATGCAGGCGGGGCAGGATTGGTCTATCCTGCACGATGTGCTGCGCCGCGAAGGGCGCCTGCATTTCGAGACCTATTAG
- a CDS encoding LysR substrate-binding domain-containing protein — MRNGIPNLTALQAFEASARLGSFSRAAEELSLTHSAVYRQVASLEARLGVQLFTRVRRRIVLTDHGAEYAGRIRHHLDQIEKDTFGLVSRTGMGRSIHIAVVPTLATTWLIPRLADFQRTHADITVSLSVRTLPFQFKDQPFDGALYHGDGLWPGTQGGLLFPERELVPVCAPALAARAAKTAEAGVSVLAGMTHLHLASRPDAWRQWYAANNHLYGPQAAGGPRYELFTMVMAAVQAGLGVGLMPRFLAQPALDQGTLAMPVPQSLTVSQGYYFGYPQRSERSDALKLFETWLKSAAAGVGER, encoded by the coding sequence ATGAGAAACGGCATTCCCAACTTGACCGCCCTGCAGGCGTTCGAGGCATCGGCCCGGCTGGGCAGCTTTTCCCGCGCCGCCGAAGAACTGTCCCTGACGCATAGCGCCGTCTACCGGCAGGTGGCCAGCCTGGAAGCGCGGCTGGGCGTGCAGTTGTTCACGCGCGTGCGGCGGCGCATTGTGCTGACCGATCACGGCGCCGAATACGCCGGCCGGATCCGTCACCATCTGGACCAGATCGAAAAAGATACCTTCGGCCTGGTCAGCCGCACGGGCATGGGCCGCAGCATACACATTGCGGTAGTGCCCACGCTGGCCACCACCTGGCTCATCCCGCGCCTGGCGGACTTCCAGCGGACGCATGCCGACATTACCGTCAGCCTGTCGGTGCGCACCTTGCCATTCCAGTTCAAAGACCAGCCGTTCGACGGCGCGCTTTATCATGGCGACGGCTTGTGGCCCGGCACCCAGGGCGGGCTGCTGTTTCCCGAGCGGGAACTGGTGCCCGTCTGCGCGCCCGCGCTTGCCGCCCGCGCCGCCAAGACGGCCGAGGCGGGCGTCAGCGTGCTGGCCGGCATGACGCATCTGCACCTGGCCTCGCGGCCGGACGCCTGGCGCCAGTGGTATGCCGCCAATAACCATCTGTATGGCCCGCAGGCCGCGGGCGGCCCCCGTTATGAACTGTTCACCATGGTGATGGCGGCGGTGCAGGCCGGCTTGGGCGTGGGGCTGATGCCGCGCTTCCTGGCCCAACCCGCGCTGGACCAGGGCACGCTGGCCATGCCCGTGCCGCAATCCCTGACGGTCAGCCAGGGGTATTACTTCGGCTATCCGCAGCGCAGCGAGCGGTCGGATGCGCTCAAGCTCTTCGAAACCTGGCTGAAGTCCGCGGCGGCAGGGGTGGGGGAACGATGA
- the ybaK gene encoding Cys-tRNA(Pro) deacylase, with protein sequence MSKARHVSETPATQLLKQHKVPYTEHTYDYVDHGGAGEAARQLGLDPHAVVKTLVMEDESAKPLIVVMHGDREVSTKNLARQAGLKRVEPCKPEVAQRHSGYQVGGTSPFGTRKKMPVWVEADVLTYPVVYINGGRRGYLIGIDPNALVTVLGAKPVSVALE encoded by the coding sequence ATGAGCAAAGCCCGCCACGTATCCGAAACCCCCGCCACGCAACTCCTCAAGCAGCACAAGGTGCCCTACACCGAACACACCTACGACTACGTGGACCACGGCGGCGCGGGCGAAGCCGCGCGCCAGTTGGGCCTGGACCCGCACGCTGTCGTAAAGACGCTGGTGATGGAAGACGAATCCGCCAAGCCGCTGATCGTCGTCATGCATGGCGACCGCGAAGTCTCCACGAAGAACCTGGCGCGCCAGGCGGGGCTGAAACGGGTCGAGCCCTGCAAGCCCGAGGTGGCGCAGCGGCATTCCGGTTACCAGGTGGGCGGCACGTCGCCCTTCGGCACCCGCAAGAAGATGCCGGTGTGGGTCGAGGCCGACGTGCTGACTTACCCGGTGGTCTACATCAACGGTGGACGGCGCGGTTACCTGATCGGCATCGACCCCAACGCCCTGGTGACGGTGTTGGGCGCCAAGCCGGTGTCCGTGGCACTGGAATAG
- a CDS encoding thiamine pyrophosphate-binding protein yields the protein MSQQDSRLGGHILVDQLVAQGVKHVFCVPGESYLAVLDGLHDADIKVTVCRQEGGAAMMADAHGKLTGEPGICMVTRGPGASNALAGVHIAKQDSTPLILFVGQIERGMREREAFQEMDYRAVFGTQAKWVTEIDQVERIPELISRAFHIATSGRPGPVVIALPEDMLVEAAKVADAPRYELIESAPTAGQLADLEKLLADAKNPVAILGGTRWDARAVQQFADFAQRHALPTAVSFRRQMLFPADHPCFIGDVGLGINPALLKRVADADLILLVGGRMSENPSQAYTLLDIPVPKQKLVHVHPDTAELGRVYRATLAINTSPAAFAESLGSLKAPAKPVWAEGTQAMRESYLKWSDPETVTTPGALQMGQVMAYLEKTLPADAIMTNGAGNYATWLHRFHRFTRFGTQLAPTSGSMGYGLPAAVGAKRVWPDKTVVCFAGDGCFLMHGQEFATAVQYDLPIVVVLVDNGMYGTIRMHQEKHYPGRVSATELKNPDFADYARAFGGHGERVETTEQFGPAFERALASGKPAILHCFIDPETITPSTTLEKIRDAALKAQH from the coding sequence ATGTCTCAGCAAGATTCCCGCCTTGGCGGTCACATTCTGGTCGACCAATTGGTCGCCCAGGGCGTCAAACACGTTTTCTGCGTTCCCGGCGAGAGCTATCTGGCGGTGCTGGACGGCCTGCACGACGCGGATATCAAAGTTACCGTGTGCCGCCAGGAAGGCGGCGCGGCCATGATGGCGGACGCCCACGGCAAGCTGACCGGTGAACCCGGCATCTGCATGGTCACCCGTGGCCCGGGCGCGTCCAACGCGCTGGCCGGCGTGCACATCGCCAAGCAGGATTCCACGCCGCTGATTCTGTTCGTGGGCCAGATCGAACGTGGCATGCGCGAGCGCGAAGCCTTTCAGGAAATGGACTACCGCGCCGTGTTCGGCACGCAGGCCAAGTGGGTCACCGAGATCGATCAGGTCGAGCGCATTCCCGAACTGATCTCGCGCGCGTTCCACATCGCCACGTCCGGCCGCCCCGGCCCCGTCGTGATCGCGCTGCCCGAAGACATGCTGGTGGAAGCGGCCAAGGTGGCCGACGCCCCGCGCTACGAATTGATTGAATCCGCGCCCACGGCCGGCCAGTTGGCCGACCTGGAAAAGCTCTTGGCCGACGCCAAGAACCCTGTCGCCATCCTGGGTGGCACCCGCTGGGACGCCCGCGCGGTGCAGCAGTTTGCTGATTTCGCGCAGCGCCATGCGCTGCCCACGGCGGTGTCGTTCCGCCGCCAGATGCTGTTCCCGGCTGATCACCCCTGCTTCATCGGCGACGTGGGCCTGGGCATCAACCCGGCTTTGCTCAAGCGCGTGGCCGATGCCGACCTGATCCTGCTGGTGGGCGGCCGCATGTCCGAAAACCCCAGCCAGGCCTACACGCTGCTGGACATTCCGGTCCCGAAGCAAAAGCTGGTGCACGTGCATCCCGACACCGCCGAACTGGGCCGCGTCTACCGCGCCACGCTGGCCATCAATACGTCGCCCGCTGCGTTCGCCGAGTCGCTGGGCAGCCTGAAAGCGCCCGCCAAGCCCGTGTGGGCGGAAGGCACGCAGGCCATGCGCGAGTCGTACCTGAAGTGGAGCGACCCGGAAACTGTCACGACCCCGGGCGCGCTGCAAATGGGCCAGGTTATGGCGTATCTGGAAAAGACGCTGCCGGCCGACGCCATCATGACCAACGGCGCGGGCAACTACGCCACCTGGCTGCATCGCTTCCACCGCTTCACGCGCTTTGGCACGCAGTTGGCGCCGACGTCGGGCTCGATGGGTTACGGCCTGCCCGCGGCAGTGGGCGCCAAGCGCGTCTGGCCTGACAAGACGGTTGTCTGCTTTGCCGGCGACGGCTGCTTCCTGATGCACGGCCAGGAATTCGCCACCGCCGTCCAGTACGACCTGCCCATCGTGGTGGTGCTGGTCGACAACGGCATGTACGGCACCATCCGCATGCACCAGGAAAAGCACTACCCCGGCCGCGTGTCCGCGACTGAACTCAAGAACCCGGACTTTGCCGATTACGCGCGCGCCTTCGGCGGCCACGGTGAACGCGTCGAGACCACCGAACAGTTCGGCCCGGCGTTCGAACGCGCCCTGGCCAGCGGCAAGCCGGCCATCCTGCATTGCTTCATCGACCCCGAAACCATCACCCCGTCGACGACCTTGGAAAAGATCCGCGACGCGGCGCTCAAAGCTCAGCACTGA